The segment GATGTTGTTGTACAACGGTTCGATAGGCAGAGGTCAATCTAAGAGTTTTTCCACGTCTACGAATTGCACGTCGTAGCGCATCCTTTGCCTTCGGTTGCAAGAAGAAGTTAACTGTTGCCTCATCACCCGATACGTCTAAATCATCAAAGCTGACCAGAACATTCGGAATGAGTAGGTTTATCTCATCAATAATTTGCAGGCTCAAGCCTTTTACAGCACGGGTGCTGAAAGTGCCATCTGCACGAGTTTCGACCACCTCTCTAACGATTGGCATGGATGTTCTCCTTATTAGTTCAACTGACTTTTGGAAAGATAAAGTTTGAGAATTCACGATGAAGACAGCCCCCAATGCTTTAAGGCACTTGTCTTACTACTAGTCCTCACTGGCGTGTTATCTCTATCAAACCTATCTGTTGCGATCACGTCTTGTCAGTCGGAAGCAGGTCGGGTAAAAGTCGGATAAAGGTTGGGTAAAGAAACAGTAGATTTACGGAGCAATCAAATAAAATTCTATGGGAAACTGAAAAAATACTGAGAAACGAACGGAAAGCAAGCGATCGATATGGATTCCTTTCTTATGGGGAAGGTCCTGGCTTTCAGCTTGTATCAAATCAGGGTGCATTCCCAAGCAAGTCACCGATTCACTAAGTCTCGTCCATCTGGACTATCGAATAACCCCTATCGCTCCGTCAGCTTACCAATTCACCTGTATCGACAAGGATTGAAGGGATGACTGCTGAAGAAGGATTGGAACTTTTAGAACAGATTTTAGCGCCAACCTCATTAAATAAAGTACAGAGCCTTGTTTTTAAGCACGCTTGGGAGGATCGATCGTATAAACAAATCGCGGATGAATTTGACTACACCTTGGGATACATCAAAGATACGGGCTGTGAATTGTGGCAACTGCTGTCAACCGTCTTCGGGCAAAAGGTGACTCGACGCAATTTTCAGACGATTCTCAAGAACTGGGTTCAAACTGGAACCCCAACACGCAACCTTGAAAAAGATGTTCAAATTTCCGAATTCACCCTGCACGATCGTATCGACTGGGGAGAAGTCATTGATGTTTCTCGGTTCTACAATCGCATCATAGAGTTAGCTACCCTGAAACAGTGGATTCAGCACGATCGCTGTCGATTGATTGCCATTCTGGGAATAGGTGGTGTGGGCAAAACAGCCCTGTCGGTCAAGCTAGCGGAACAGGCTCAGGACGATTTTGAATTCGTGGTTTGGCGAAGTCTACGTCATGCACCTTCCCTACCAGATTTACTTGCCGACTTGATTCCGTTTCTGTCTCAGCAGCAGACAGTAAAACTTCCAGAAGTCTTGGATGCCCAGATCTCTTGCTTGATGAGATATCTGCGCCAGCGGCGATGCTTACTGGTGCTCGACAACGTAGAATCTATCCTGCAAAGTGGTGAGCGCAGTGGACGCTATTGCCAAGGTTATGAAGCGTATGGTCAGTTGATCGCCCGAGTGAGTGATGAACGGCACCAGAGTTGTTTGGTGTTGACCAGTCGAGAAAAACCAGCAGAAGTGAGCATTCGAGAGGGAGACATACTGCCTGCACGATCGCTACAACTTACCGGATTAAAAGCTTCCGAAGCTCAGAAGATTCTGGATGAGAAAGGATTGCATGAGTCAAATGCCTATTGCCGTCAGTTGATTGAGTACTATAGTGGCAATCCGTTAGCGTTGAAGATTGCTGCTGCCACCATTCGATCCCTGTTCAATGGGGATGTGAAGGCTTTCTTGAATCAGGGAATCATCGCTTTTGGAGATATTAATGAGTTGTTTTATCAGCAGTTTGATCGTCTGTCTCAGCTCGAACAGCAGGTGATGTATTGGCTTGCAATTTCTAGAAAATGGCTCATGCTAGAGGAATTGCAAGAAGGTATTATACCAAAAACCTCACGGAGAGAGCTATTGGAAGCTGTGGCATCGCTGCAAGCCCGATCGCTGATTGAGACCAGTACTGCGGGATTTTCTCAGCAACCTGTGGTGATGGAATGCTGGCATAGTATGCCTCGATCACTATCTAATTCCACTGGAATTCCGACCGGAAGTGCTGCATTCTCGCCGTCATGTCCGAACGGTAAGCCTGAAACGATCGGAATTCCTAGATCCGAGAGTCGATCGCGTAAAACCTCTTCAACTTGAAAGCTGGGAATATTGGCAGGCGGATCGCACTGGCTGAATCGTCCGATCGCAATTCCCCGAATTTTTGCCAAAGCACCGCAGGTTCGCCAATGCGTTAACATGCGATCGATCCGATACGGGGCTTCTGTGACATCTTCGATCGCTAAAATTACGTCGGTTAAATCGGGTTGCCAAGGTGTAAACAGTAAATGGGTTGCAACGGTGAGATTTGCAGGAAGTAACAAGCCTGATGCTTTGCCCATGCCCCAACCGTTTCCTTGCAGCATCGGCAAAGCTCGACCTTCAACCCAATCAAACAATCGGGCTTGTGACCAATCGGGTTCAGATGCGATCGTCGTCAACAAAGGTGCATGAACGCCAGAAATACCTTGTTCTGCATACGCCCAGAGCAAACTTGTAATATCTGAAAAGCCGATCAGCCATTTCGGCTCAACCGATGGAAACGACCATTTTTCAAGTAATCTTGCACCGCCCCAACCACCGCGCGCGCAGAGAATGCCGCGACAGTTCGGATCTTGAAGCGCGGTTTCCAGTTGAATGCGGCGATGTTTATCGGTTCCAGCGAGATAGCCATAGCGATCGTCAAATCCGGGAGTCAATTCAACTCGATAGCCTCTTTGTCGCCAGACTTTTACCCCTTGCTGAAATGCCGTCAATTCGCGCAAGGCTCCGCTTGGGGCAATCACCCGCAATAAGTCACCCGATCGAAGTGGAGCCGGAATCTGACAGCGTTTCATAGAAGTATCCGTAAGATGCGTTTTGGCTGCGCTTAAAGCTTAAGCTCCAGGCTAAGCACAACCGAAACTCGAATTTCGGGATTGTACAATGCGATCGAGCCAAATTTCTAAGCGATTTCCCATCGCGCTCAAAGAATACTCCAGTTCGGCATCCTGCCGACACATTGCGCGATCGATGTGGTCGAGTTTTGCGATCGCGCTGACTAATCCCTCAATGCTATCGGGTTCAACTAACCAGCCTGTTTTACCATCTTTGACAATTTCAGCAGGCCCACCGCGACGATAAGCAATCACCGGAACACCACACGCTAGCGCTTCAATCGCAACATTGCCAAATGCCTCAACCCAACGCGGAGTCATCAACAAAGCTTGTGATTCTCCTAAAGCTTTTTGTAAGTCTTGTGTTGGAAGAAACCCGCAGTACTCGATCGCAGCATCGGGATAGTTTGCTTGAATGCTTTGCCAATAAGATTCGTCTTGAATCACGCCCCAAATTTTTAAGGGGATTCTCGCTTTTTCTATCGCTGCGACGGCATCTTCTAAGCCTTTCTCCGGCGCGATTCGACCCACCCAAGCTAATTGATGTTTCGGAGTTGGATTGAACTGATATTGAGTCAGATCAAAGCCGTTTTTCAAATTGAAACAGGCATCTTTGAAGCGAAAGGTTTCGGCTTGAGCAAGGCTATGAACGGCGATCGTGGTTGGAAAGCTGGATGCAACCTGTTCAATGATGTGATCCATTGCATCGGTGAGTGACCCCATGCTCACTAAATGCGCGATCGCACAATCGAAAAAGGGCGTGAGATAGAACGGCAACCAATCATAGGCAAAGTTGATGATCACGTCATAGTCGCTTTGATTGTGACGCGCATAGTCCCACATCTTGCCCAACACTGAATTAGGAGGCAACGTTACTAAGGCATCTCGACCTTGAGATTGAGCAGTAATTTGCAGATGACCGGGAATCTGAATCAGCGGAATGTCTTCTAAGGCAGAACCTTCGGGTGCAACGACCGTGACAGAATGATTCAGAGCAATCAGCGATCGCGCAATATTTGTCAGTGTTAATTCAACTCCGCCTCCTAAACCAGAACCGATCGCACCAACGGGTGTTGAGAGTAATAAGAGTCGAGCCACAAAATGTCTTGATGAACAGCTAATTGATCTTAGAAGATAACGTTGACCGCGATCCAAGAAAGGTAATTGCCATAATTTAGTCAGGCTTTAAATCAAGCACCGCCGCATGAGTCATGTGCAACCCAAAAAATCCCAGAGAAAATTCAGGGATAGCTTTGGGTCAACTTGATTCCTATTCTTAGGCGATCGAAAAACCGCCTCGCTTACTCCGATCAATTTAAGATCCAGTGATACAGTTGATCAGCATCATTTCCTGACCTCGTTATGAGCCTACCGTTTCCTGATGGCACGATCGTTCAAAACCGTTACCGAATTCAACGCATGTTGGGTCAGGGTGGCTTTGGTCGCACTTACCTAGCAGAAGATACGAATCGTTTCAACGAAACTTGTGTTCTAAAGGAATTTGAACCTGCCTCACAAGGTTCAAAACATGCCCAGAAAGCGGAAGAACTCTTTACTCGCGAAGCTAAGGTTCTCCATCAACTGCATCATCCTCAGATTCCGCAGTTCCGCGAACTGTTTCAGATCAAAACGCAGAATCGGGAATTGTTTTTCTTAGTTCAAGATTACGTCGCAGGCAAAACCTATGAGCAATTGCTAAACGATCGCCGAAATCGCGGCATGACTTTCAGCGAATCGGAAGCGGTTCAACTCTTGCAACAGCTTCTACCCGTTTTAGACTACATTCATCGATCGGGCATTGTGCATCGTGATATTTCTCCAGATAACATCATTCTGCGAGATCTCGATCAAAAGCCTGTCTTAATCGATTTTGGTGTCGTCAAAGCGGCAGCAACTCAAGCAGTACATTCCGGGCAAACCTTAGTCGGTAAACCTGGCTATGCTCCCATCGAACAGCTTCATAAAGGCAGCGCGGATTCGAGTAGTGATTTGTATGCGTTGGCTGTGACGATCATTGTTCTGCTGACGGGACGCGAAGCCCAATCGCTGTTCGATTCGATGAATATGACCTGTCAGTGGAAGCAATACACGAACGCTTCGCCCGCGTTCGCGCAGGTGATCGATCGCATGTTGAGTAATCGCCCTCGCGATCGCTATCCTGCTGCTCAAGAAGTGATGGAAGCGCTGTCCAGAGTTTCATCTGGTTCTATGGTTCTAACCCATGCGCCTGTTCCTATCCCGCCGCCGATCCCTCCTAACTCAACCCATTCAACTCATCAAGGAACAGTTGCGCTGGCAGGCAAAAGGCATCGCCGTTCAACGGTTGCGAACTCAACGACTACTGGAACTTATCCGCGTCCTTGGTTTGAATCTGCATTTGATGTGCCACTTGCGTTATTCCACGGGGCTTACAAACTGCTGAAGTGGATGTTTCGAGCGATGTTTGGCATCGTGCGATTGACGATGTTCGGTATGACTAAATTAGTCGTACGAGTGCTGCTTTGGATTTTAGCGATCGTCAGCTTCATCTGGCTTGTGCCGCAAGTCTTTCCGTATGTTGCTAAATCGGTTCCTGATTTTAGTAAAGCCGTTCCTGACTTTAGTAAAGCCGTTCCTGACTTTAGTAAAGTTCTGCCAAAACCAACGAGTGTGCAAGCGATCGACTACGAAGCGGAATGTCGAAAGTTGGGCATTGATTACAACGACTTCATTGCTCAAGTCAACGATGAGTTTTACCGTAAGTTTCCCGCGCGACGAGGCAAGCCGCTTACTCAATCACAAGCTGATGAGAAGTTTCGGAGCGAATGGCATCGAATTGCTCAGAATCTTCTGAGTGAGAAGTCAGGCGATCTCAAATCTCAGCGCAAAGTGGCTGAAGATTCTAATTTTTAAATCTCTCTACGGGTTACGGGTTGAGCAGAGCCAAAACTCAACCCCAATCAAGCAGACTAAAGCACGTTCTCTAAACAGTCAAAGCTCCCAATTTGCTAAAGCCTGACTCAATACAGTTTGAATCCGCTCTTCTACCTCGTCCTCGCTCCCACTCGCGTCAATTCTCAACACCCGATCGCGATCCCGTTCAGCTAAAGCTGCAAATCCCGCTCTAACCCGATGATGAAAATCGAGACTCGCCTGCTCAATCCGGTCAGGTTTTCCGGTTCCAGAAGCATCGCGTTGTCCCCGTTTCTGCATCCGTTCTAGACCTGCTTCCACCTCGATATCTAACCAAAGCGTCAAATCGCTCTGCAAGCCCCCAGTGGCAATCTGATTGAGCTGATCAATCAGTTCAAAATCCAACTCTCTTCCATAGCCTTGATAAGCGATCGTCGAATCCGTATAGCGATCGCACAAAATCCAATGTCCCTGTTCTAAGTGCGGGCGCAAAAAACCTTCCACATGTTGCGCACGGTCGGCAGCATACAGTAATAATTCTGTGCGATCATAAATTTCTTCTTCTCCGTGTAGCAATAGTTGTCGGATTTCTGTTCCGAGCTGTGTTCCTCCTGGCTCACGAGTTGTCATCACTTCGCTCCCCAACTGCGTCGTCAGCCATTGGCGCGATCGCTGCAACTGCGTCGTTTTTCCACAGCCTTCAATCCCTTCAAAGACAATTAATTTACCGTCCATTTGTTTCGATCGCTTTTCTCTTCGACATTTTAGAGTATTGCAAAACTCGAACTTTTCTATTTGATCCTGGCAAATTAAACCACTTTTAGAGGAATTCGGTATAAAGGGAATGATGACAGATTGACAGAAACACGACAAACTGGAAAACACCTTCGCTGCCTGAGCCATCCTCTTAGTCCGGAAGCCAGGATTAAAATTTAAGAACACTTCCCTAGACCGGGGTATCGTTTTAGCGTAGGTTGGAAACATAAAGTGAAGATTCGCTTGTCACAAGATTGGGGTTTGATATGGCTCGATACACCTGTCTATTCACTGTTGGAGTCCCAATGCAGCAGCTCCAGCCGCTGTTGAATCAGACGTTGAAATCCTGCAATCTGGATGTGATTTACGCGACTGAGGATTATTTGATGGCGCGTGAAATCCCCGGAAATGTGGCATTCCCAAAACTAGTCACTGTTGAAGTGCTGATCGACAAAACGACTGCGACCGAGAAAGAAACTCGCCTCAATTTCGTGATCAAAAACGAGGAGTTACCGCTCCAGCTCGAGAATCACTGCCGCAAAATGTTTAATTTGGTCAATCAAACGATTACCGAGAATCAGGGGTGGAATTTGATTGAGACGGTGACGGGGTGATTGGTTGGGGGATCAAAAAAAACGCCCTAGCAACATAAATCTGCCAGGGCATTTTTTATATCAAAAGATAAAACTCAATCATCCTCTGGATCACCCACCATATTCGGGCTAATTAACGTAATATCAAACTCATCTGGTGGAACTGTCAAAACGGCATCCCGCTTGAGCAGATAGTAAATCGCACGAACTTGAGGACCAAACACAATTTCGTCCTGGTTGCGAAGATCACACTGTTGCAGTTTCCGACCATTGATTAGTAAGCCATTCGCGCTGGGCTTACCTTTGAGATTGCCATCAACGATTCGATAATAGTGAGTCCCATCTTCATTTGGCAATTGAAGTAAAGTCGCATGACGGCGAGAGACAAACTGAGACACCAAGCGAATGTCACACTTGGCATCGCGTCCGATCGAGTAAACAGGAGCATCTAACACAAACTCCCGGCGACCTTTATCGTCTTCGATAATTATCAGGTGGTTTTGATGCGGTTCTGAAGGCATTGATATTCAGCTTGAAAGGGTGGGCGAATAGAAAGGGGATCAGCCTAAGATGGACTTAGGATAGACCGAGCTTGATCGGATCAACACAGTACGAGTACCGACATTTCTCGAGATAACTTGCTGCGGGATTTCATTGTAATAAATAAAACATGGTCGGAGCAAATTTGATCGAAATGATCCTGGCTCTCATTGATCAGCCCTACTTTAGCTGATCATTCCGAAAATGACGATTTTGTAAATCCTCGTAATAATAGAGAATTCGTAACGACGCTGACTGAACTCAGTGCCATCAATGCCCCTGCAGCAGCCGGACTGAGTAAGAGTCCAAAGCTAGGAAGCAATGCACCTGCTGCGATCGGAATTCCCAACAAGTTATAACCAAATGCCCAAAACAAGTTTTGCTGAATTTTAGTAAAAGTGGCACGACTGAGCCGAATCGATTCCACAACATCCGTCAGTCGATCGCGCATTAAAACAATACCTGCTGTTTCGATCGCGACTTCTGTGCCGGATTGGAGCGCAATTCCGACATCTGCTTGTGCCAGTGCGGGCGCATCGTTAATTCCGTCTCCGACCATCGCGACTTGATGCTGGTTCGCTTGCAGTTGTGCGATCGCGGCTGCTTTCTCTTCGGGCGGAATTTCAGCCAGAATTTCAGTAATTCCGAGTTCAGATGCGATCGCGCTTGCGGTTTCTTTACGATCTCCGGTCAGCATCAGAATTTTGAGATTCAATTTCTTCAGCGCTTGAATTGTTGATTTTGCATCTGATCTCAGAGCATCGGACACAGCAATAATGCCAATCAGCTTATCAGTCGCAACATAGACGATCGTTTTTCCAGAGGCGGCGAGTTGATTCGCTTGCTCGATCGCTGATGCAGAAATTTCGATCTGATTTTTCTCCATCCATTGTGCAGTTCCGAGAAAAGCAGGCTGCTGATCAACCGTTGCTGATACTCCAAATCCAGGCAGGGTATAGAAATCTTCAGCAGGGAGCAGGGGTAAATCGGTAGCGGCTTGCTGGATTGCAGCAGCTAAAGGGTGACGGGTTCCGCGTTCGACCGCTGCTGCAATTTGGAGCACTTGGTTGTTCTCGAATTCAATCACGTCTGTGACGACTGGCTGACCTGTAGTTAGCGTTCCAGTTTTATCAAAGACGATCGTATCGAGGGAATGTACTCGCTCTAAAACGTCTCCTCCTCGAATCAATAAGCCTCGCTCAGCGCCAATACCTGATCCGACGAGAATCGCAGTCGGTGTCGCCAGTCCGAGCGCACAAGGACAAGCGATCGCGAGTTTAACACTCAACAACATCGGAGACGGATGTGACATCATTCCCATGCTATGAGAATGCTCCATCCCAATTGTCCAAGCTCCGGCGTTTGACCAGAGTTTTGTGCCGATAAATTCCCAAAACAGAAAGGTCAGCAGCGCGATCGACATGACACCGTAAGTGAAATATCCTGCGATCGTATCTGCGAGTTTCTGAATCGGAGCTTTCCGCGCTTGGGCTGTTTCGACGAATTCGAGGATTCTTGCCAAGGTCGTTTCTTTCCCGACTCGCGTGACTTGTAGCGCGATCGCGCCGGATTGGTTCATGGTTCCAGCGGTTACAAAATCGCCGACTTGTTTTTGTACCGGAACGGATTCCCCAGTCAACATCGATTCATCGATCGTCGTTTCACCCTTCACAATCTCGCCATCAACGGGGATCTGCTCACTGGGTAAAACTTGGAGCCAATCTCCGGGACGAAGATGCGCAACCGGAATTTCGATCGCGCTTTGATGCGTGTCTTGTTTGCCGATTAATCTTGCGGATTTGGGCT is part of the Leptolyngbya boryana PCC 6306 genome and harbors:
- a CDS encoding S66 peptidase family protein, which translates into the protein MKRCQIPAPLRSGDLLRVIAPSGALRELTAFQQGVKVWRQRGYRVELTPGFDDRYGYLAGTDKHRRIQLETALQDPNCRGILCARGGWGGARLLEKWSFPSVEPKWLIGFSDITSLLWAYAEQGISGVHAPLLTTIASEPDWSQARLFDWVEGRALPMLQGNGWGMGKASGLLLPANLTVATHLLFTPWQPDLTDVILAIEDVTEAPYRIDRMLTHWRTCGALAKIRGIAIGRFSQCDPPANIPSFQVEEVLRDRLSDLGIPIVSGLPFGHDGENAALPVGIPVELDSDRGILCQHSITTGC
- a CDS encoding glycosyltransferase family 4 protein, which produces MARLLLLSTPVGAIGSGLGGGVELTLTNIARSLIALNHSVTVVAPEGSALEDIPLIQIPGHLQITAQSQGRDALVTLPPNSVLGKMWDYARHNQSDYDVIINFAYDWLPFYLTPFFDCAIAHLVSMGSLTDAMDHIIEQVASSFPTTIAVHSLAQAETFRFKDACFNLKNGFDLTQYQFNPTPKHQLAWVGRIAPEKGLEDAVAAIEKARIPLKIWGVIQDESYWQSIQANYPDAAIEYCGFLPTQDLQKALGESQALLMTPRWVEAFGNVAIEALACGVPVIAYRRGGPAEIVKDGKTGWLVEPDSIEGLVSAIAKLDHIDRAMCRQDAELEYSLSAMGNRLEIWLDRIVQSRNSSFGCA
- a CDS encoding serine/threonine-protein kinase: MSLPFPDGTIVQNRYRIQRMLGQGGFGRTYLAEDTNRFNETCVLKEFEPASQGSKHAQKAEELFTREAKVLHQLHHPQIPQFRELFQIKTQNRELFFLVQDYVAGKTYEQLLNDRRNRGMTFSESEAVQLLQQLLPVLDYIHRSGIVHRDISPDNIILRDLDQKPVLIDFGVVKAAATQAVHSGQTLVGKPGYAPIEQLHKGSADSSSDLYALAVTIIVLLTGREAQSLFDSMNMTCQWKQYTNASPAFAQVIDRMLSNRPRDRYPAAQEVMEALSRVSSGSMVLTHAPVPIPPPIPPNSTHSTHQGTVALAGKRHRRSTVANSTTTGTYPRPWFESAFDVPLALFHGAYKLLKWMFRAMFGIVRLTMFGMTKLVVRVLLWILAIVSFIWLVPQVFPYVAKSVPDFSKAVPDFSKAVPDFSKVLPKPTSVQAIDYEAECRKLGIDYNDFIAQVNDEFYRKFPARRGKPLTQSQADEKFRSEWHRIAQNLLSEKSGDLKSQRKVAEDSNF
- the tmk gene encoding dTMP kinase — translated: MDGKLIVFEGIEGCGKTTQLQRSRQWLTTQLGSEVMTTREPGGTQLGTEIRQLLLHGEEEIYDRTELLLYAADRAQHVEGFLRPHLEQGHWILCDRYTDSTIAYQGYGRELDFELIDQLNQIATGGLQSDLTLWLDIEVEAGLERMQKRGQRDASGTGKPDRIEQASLDFHHRVRAGFAALAERDRDRVLRIDASGSEDEVEERIQTVLSQALANWEL
- a CDS encoding FHA domain-containing protein, giving the protein MPSEPHQNHLIIIEDDKGRREFVLDAPVYSIGRDAKCDIRLVSQFVSRRHATLLQLPNEDGTHYYRIVDGNLKGKPSANGLLINGRKLQQCDLRNQDEIVFGPQVRAIYYLLKRDAVLTVPPDEFDITLISPNMVGDPEDD
- a CDS encoding heavy metal translocating P-type ATPase, which codes for MSEALLSPTLESTETVTIDITGMKCAGCVRAVEKQLIQQPGVKSATVNLVTELATVECDRSVDPDHLAATLTEAGFPSQPRTSEDSTRAEDLAERRQLEQKQQTTNLAIAILLLIFSTIGHLGIPLLSDVWVHCGLAIAALSFPGRSMIVEGWQGLRRNVPNMNTLVSLGALTAFTASFIALIVPQLGWECFFDEPVMLVGFILLGRTLEQRARGQAAIALQSLAALQPKSARLIGKQDTHQSAIEIPVAHLRPGDWLQVLPSEQIPVDGEIVKGETTIDESMLTGESVPVQKQVGDFVTAGTMNQSGAIALQVTRVGKETTLARILEFVETAQARKAPIQKLADTIAGYFTYGVMSIALLTFLFWEFIGTKLWSNAGAWTIGMEHSHSMGMMSHPSPMLLSVKLAIACPCALGLATPTAILVGSGIGAERGLLIRGGDVLERVHSLDTIVFDKTGTLTTGQPVVTDVIEFENNQVLQIAAAVERGTRHPLAAAIQQAATDLPLLPAEDFYTLPGFGVSATVDQQPAFLGTAQWMEKNQIEISASAIEQANQLAASGKTIVYVATDKLIGIIAVSDALRSDAKSTIQALKKLNLKILMLTGDRKETASAIASELGITEILAEIPPEEKAAAIAQLQANQHQVAMVGDGINDAPALAQADVGIALQSGTEVAIETAGIVLMRDRLTDVVESIRLSRATFTKIQQNLFWAFGYNLLGIPIAAGALLPSFGLLLSPAAAGALMALSSVSVVTNSLLLRGFTKSSFSE